Part of the Pedobacter roseus genome is shown below.
AAAATATGGTTTTAACGGAAATATGTTGGTGGCCAAGGATGGTAAAATTCTTTATGAAAAAGCCATTGGCTGGGCCGATTACCTGCACCGCGATAGCTTAACCATCAACTCTGAGTTTGAACTGGCTTCAATTACCAAAACATTTACCGGCACAGCCATTATGCAATTGGTAGAAGCAGGAAAACTCTCATTAAACGACAACGTAAAAAAGTTTTTCCCCAATTTCCCTTATGAAGATATAACGGTTAAGTTATTGCTTTCGCACCGCAGTGGTATGATGAATTACGTGTACTTTATCGACGATATCTGGCGTAAAGAAAAACGTAATATGAAAAAAGGGGTAACCAACCAGGAAGTAATGGATGTGATTGCCGAACGTAAGCCCAATCCTTATACCAAACCTGATAACCGTTTCCATTACAATAACTCAAACTTTATGGTTTTGGGTGCGATTATAGAAAAAGTAACCGGACAGCGTTATTCGCAGTATATGATGGAGCATGTTTTTAAACCGGCAGGATTAAAGCATACCCATGTATATAGCACCACCGAATACGAAAAAATCCCGGTTGATGTGGTTGGTCACGACCGTACCTGGCGTTATTCTGTGGCACAGAACTTTTTGGATGGCCCGGTTGGTGATAAGGGAATTTACAGTACCGTACACGATTTAGTGCTGTTCGATAAATACTTAAAAAATGGCAGGTTATTGACCCAAAAAAGCCTCGATTCTGCCTATACTGGTCACAATAAGCCTGTAAATGGACACTTTAACTACGGTTATGGCTGGAGGATGTTCGATGGCGAAAAAATGGATAAAGTGGTGTACCATACGGGCTGGTGGCATGGTTTCCGCCATATTTATGTAAGAGATCTAAACAAAAACATTGTTATTGTGTTTTTAGGCAACCTGACCAACGGAAGTTTAATGCATCTCGACGATCTTTATAAACACTTCGACATGCCGATTATCCGCAAGGGGGCATACCATGGCAACGGCAGTTTGCCAGGTTCAGACGAAGATTAAATTTATGGCAAAAACAAAATGGATTATCGGACCGGGTACATTAACCATCTATCCTAAAAGAAATTTAAGGATAGTTGGGCTTATATTTTTTATACTGGTTGCAGCATTTATTTTCTATTTATCAAAATCAGTACAAGGTTATTCTGCTGGCCTTACCTTAGGATATTATGGCTTCCTATTATTAATTCCCTTACTACTGATTTTAATAGCCGAAACTAAGGTTATTTTTGATGGCAACAGCAGGGTTTTATATAAAAAGATTGCGTTTTTGCCAACGGGATCAATTCCTTTTGAAGATATTGCTTCCGTTGAACCATACGAAATACTCGGAAGTGGTTTTAATTACAAACTGTTTAAAAAAAGCAACAGGCATGGAAGAGGCTTACTTGTTTCTTCCGGATATGGTAAAGCTAATGATGCCAATCTGATTGCTTATCAGCAAGAGGTATTGCCAAAAATTGATGAGCTGGTATTCGCCAATGCACCTGTAATCCCTAAACAGACCATATACGATTTTAGGTTTTTTAAAGAAGAGGGAGGTATTTACCAGTTGCGGGATAATAAGATAGGAAGTTTTATTGTTGGCTTGATTTTGATCGGTGCTACTGTTGCGATATTGTTTAGTCCGGATTTTTTGGCAAATGAAGGATCTGTTCAAAAAATACTCCTAACCTATTTTCCAGCGGCAATTGGCTTAGCACTTCTTTTTGCAGCAACTTCGAACATCCGTTTTGATAAAAGCCAAAGAAAAATTATCCGTTCTACTTTTGCTGGTCGTTTTAAAAAAGAATATCCATTTGATGACCTGATCCGCTTTCAGGTTATCCGCAAAACAACCAATCTTATTTATTCGGGTACCGAAGTTAGGGCAGAGATTTTTTTACCTGCCAAAAACAAAACAACCATTTTAAACCTTAAAAGCTTTATAGGCACTAAAAAAATTGAACGCTTTCTTGATGAAGCCAATACTATTTTAGGCCGGATTTAGTTTTACTATAAAACAAAACTGTTATGTTCGATAAATTATTTGCGGCTCAGCAAAAAGCCGAAGAAATTAAAAAACGCCTTGATACCATATCTGTATATGGCGAAGTTGAAAATGGTGCAATAAAAATTACAGCTACAGCAAACAAGGCCATTACCGGAGTTGCTATCGATGAAGAATTTTTAAAAGGCGCCGATAAAGAAGAACTGGAAGAATTATTATTAACCGCGATTAACAAAGCCATGGCAAGTGCCGAGCAGGTTAGTGCTGCCGAAATGCAGGCCTCTGCGCAGGATATGCTGGGTGGCTTAGGCGGTATGTTTGGGCAATAATATCGTTAAAATCAATCTTGCTACTTAGATCTACATACTTGATACTATAATCATGAAATACACCTATTATGGCCAATCTTGTTTCTTACTCGAAACTTCTGGCAAAAAATTATTATTCGATCCATTTATATCACACAATCCATTAGCTAAAGATGTAGATATTAAGGCGATTGAAGCTGATTACATTTTAGTGAGCCATGGTCATGGCGACCACGTAGCTGATTTGGTTGAATTGGCTAAACAAACCCAGGCAACCGTTATTGCAATGCCGGAAATTACCGATTGGGCTTCAAAACAAGGCGTAGAAAAAGTACACGGAATGAATTTCGGCAAATTTACCTTCGATTGGGGAACGGTACGTATGGTACCAGCAACACATTCTTCGGGTTTACCTGATGGAAGTTATGGTGGCAATCCAGCTGGTTTTGTTTTAGAAGTTGATGGTAAACAGATTTATTTTGCGGGTGATACCGGTTTAACCATCGAAATGAAGGTTTTGGCTGATATTTATAATCTTGATTATGCTATTTTACCTATCGGTGGAAATTATACCATGGATGTAGATGATGCCTTAATTGCGACAAAATACTTTGATTGCGATAAAGTGATCGGTGTGCATTACAATACCTTCCCGGTAATTGAAATTGATACCAAAGCCGCCGTTGATAAATTTGAACGCGAAAAGAAAACCTTGTTGTTGCCAGCAATCGGCGAAACAATAAACTTATAATTCCAGTCGAATCCGCAGCGTAAGCGGTCGCGGTTGCAAGCAACAATAATAAAGGAGGGCCAATTGGCCCTTCTTTATTGCTAACATACAATTAGGGCTTAACAGTTACCTGCTAAAGTCCTAATAAAAACTGTTTCCTGCCTTGAAGGTGTTAAAACGATGGCAGCATCATTACTGTAGTAAAACAAATGATATTTACCTATAATTTTAACAAAAGGCTTAAATTACTGCTTAATAACGCTAAAATTCATCATTAATCTACTAAAACTATAAATACAGACAGATTAAATTGATAGAAATTGAAGCAGTGTTTAATTATGCATTAAAAGTATTTGCAGGAGATAAACATTTTTTTTTGAGGAAGGTTTTAAAGGAGTCAGGTGTGGGAATAAAACAATAAAGCCTTCAGATTTTATCCAAAGGCTTAACATTTTAGTGGTCCCGACGAGAATCGAACTCATATCTAAAGTTTAGGAAACTTCTATTCTATCCGTTGAACTACGGGACCATTTTATTTTGATGCGCAAATATAACAAAAGTTTCGTCTCAAGAGAATTCATTTTAACATGCATTAATGGTTTACCATTGGAGGATTAAATCTGTTTTATTTAGTGAACGCTACCTTTTAAGGGCATACGAAAAAACTGTACTACTCACCATAATAAATCTTATTAATAGCTTCATCTTTGCCTTATCAATTTATTAAG
Proteins encoded:
- a CDS encoding serine hydrolase domain-containing protein codes for the protein MNFRYICSALALSATLLTACSGKKAEEKKAAEKKIRTKEDDKADSLLLVYNPQKGDKWIADFVDNLHKKYGFNGNMLVAKDGKILYEKAIGWADYLHRDSLTINSEFELASITKTFTGTAIMQLVEAGKLSLNDNVKKFFPNFPYEDITVKLLLSHRSGMMNYVYFIDDIWRKEKRNMKKGVTNQEVMDVIAERKPNPYTKPDNRFHYNNSNFMVLGAIIEKVTGQRYSQYMMEHVFKPAGLKHTHVYSTTEYEKIPVDVVGHDRTWRYSVAQNFLDGPVGDKGIYSTVHDLVLFDKYLKNGRLLTQKSLDSAYTGHNKPVNGHFNYGYGWRMFDGEKMDKVVYHTGWWHGFRHIYVRDLNKNIVIVFLGNLTNGSLMHLDDLYKHFDMPIIRKGAYHGNGSLPGSDED
- a CDS encoding YbaB/EbfC family nucleoid-associated protein; this translates as MFDKLFAAQQKAEEIKKRLDTISVYGEVENGAIKITATANKAITGVAIDEEFLKGADKEELEELLLTAINKAMASAEQVSAAEMQASAQDMLGGLGGMFGQ
- a CDS encoding metal-dependent hydrolase, whose amino-acid sequence is MKYTYYGQSCFLLETSGKKLLFDPFISHNPLAKDVDIKAIEADYILVSHGHGDHVADLVELAKQTQATVIAMPEITDWASKQGVEKVHGMNFGKFTFDWGTVRMVPATHSSGLPDGSYGGNPAGFVLEVDGKQIYFAGDTGLTIEMKVLADIYNLDYAILPIGGNYTMDVDDALIATKYFDCDKVIGVHYNTFPVIEIDTKAAVDKFEREKKTLLLPAIGETINL